The Chiloscyllium plagiosum isolate BGI_BamShark_2017 chromosome 8, ASM401019v2, whole genome shotgun sequence genome includes a window with the following:
- the LOC122552397 gene encoding uncharacterized protein LOC122552397, translated as MDQLGARLDTIGKWTVPDGRQVLNKQITRGILRRLHHQTHWGVQAMCDTILRDYVCRGIYTLAQQEVVGCPTCLRINQKAMRSMPAGGQPLAIRPFQRIQVDFTELPPVQRWKYLLVIVDHFTHWVEAFPTAKDDAPTVARLLLENIIPRYGIMESIDSDCGTHFISKLHHLMCNALGIQRKFHTPWHPQSSGRVERMNGTLKTQLTKLMLETKLPWPKCLPIALMRIRTAPRRDVGVSPYEMFFGLPYWSKVDGCTTLQGGMYLSEPIYWPYPVLLQNSGGKVSWLRLRRSTSSCIRCSPEIGYLLRPGRPKSSSRGGKDRSWFCQQLKQLFGRKKKGGSTHQG; from the coding sequence ATGGATCAATTGGGTGCCCGGCTAGATACTATCGGGAAGTGGACGGTTCCTGATGGGAGACAAGTACTGAACAAACAGATCACCCGGGGTATTCTGCGCCGATTACACCATCAGACCCACTGGGGGGTGCAAGCCATGTGTGATACAATCCTGAGAGACTATGTATGCAGGGGGATATACACGTTAGCCCAACAAGAGGTAGTCGGatgccccacttgcctgcgtATTAATCAGAAAGCCATGCGTTCTATGCCAGCTGGTGGTCAGCCCCTAGcgattaggccatttcagaggatccAAGTTGACTTTACGGAATTACCCCCagtacagagatggaaatatCTGTTAGTAATAGTAGACCATTTCACTCACTGGGTAGAGGCTTTCCCAACTGCCAAAGACGATGCACCAACCGTGGCCCGACTGTTGTTAGAGAACATAATCCCGAGATATGGCATAATGGAATCTATTGACTCCGACTGCGGGACGCATTTTATTTCTAAGCTACACCATTTGATGTGTAATGCCCTGGGTATCCAACGGAAATTCCACACACCCTGGCATCCTCAGAGTTCGGGTCGAGTTGAGAGAATGAATGGCACGCTCAAGACCCAATTGACTAAGCTGATGTTAGAAACTAAGTTACCCTGGCCAAAGTGCCTGCCCATTGCCCTAATGAGGATACGTACGGCACCTCGCCGAGATGTCGGGGTTTCCCCCTATGAAATGTTCTTCGGATTACCGTATTGGAGTAAGGTTGATGGATGTACCACTCTACAAGGGGGGATGTATTTATCCGAACCTATTTACTGGCCTTATCCTGTTCTTTTGCAGAACTCCGGAGgaaaggtctcctggctcagactcCGCCGCTCGACTTCCTCCTGCATAAGGTGTAGCCCGGAGATTGGATACTTGTTAAGACCTGGAAGGCCGAAAAGCTCCAGCCGCGGTGGGAAGGACCGTTCCTGGTTCTGTCAACAACTGAAGCAGCTGTTCGGACGAAAGAAAAAGGGTGGGTCCACGCATCAAGGATAA